Proteins from a genomic interval of Bacteroides sp. AN502(2024):
- a CDS encoding transposase, translating to MAKIQKISEIHPTLGFTEFDILEKYRKSFHESELGRLHSVFPFDRMAKAAGLSEQRLGRRNIFSPSAKIALMVLKAYTGFSDRKLVEHLNGNIHYQMFCGIMIPPSLPITNFKIVSAIRNEIASRLDIDSFQEILASHWKPYLDNLHVCMTDATCYESHMRFPTDMKLLWESIEWLYSHICRHCRDLGIRRPRNKYRNVAESYLSYCKKRKRRASRTRMLKRRMIKLLEKLLSQRDGLHSEYGALLRYTQDYHKRLSIIRKVLVQEKEMFEGRKVSDRIISIDRHYVRPIVRGKETKSVEFGAKVNNIQIDGISFIEHLSFKAFNEGIRLKDCIRMQQKLMNVRVRCVAADSIYANNANRKFCTKYGISTSFVRKGRAGKDEPLRKVLRSELSKERATRLEGSFGTQKQHYSLARIKARNKKTEILWIFFGIHTANAILMIDKIRNRTGKAA from the coding sequence ATGGCTAAGATACAAAAAATTTCAGAAATCCACCCAACTTTGGGCTTTACAGAATTTGATATTCTGGAAAAATACCGCAAGAGTTTTCATGAGAGTGAGCTTGGCAGGCTTCATTCGGTCTTTCCATTTGATCGTATGGCAAAAGCCGCAGGCCTGTCTGAACAACGTTTGGGCCGCAGGAACATATTCAGTCCTTCCGCAAAGATCGCCCTTATGGTCCTGAAGGCATACACCGGATTCTCCGACAGGAAACTGGTGGAACATCTGAACGGGAACATACACTACCAGATGTTCTGTGGAATCATGATCCCCCCGTCCCTTCCCATAACCAACTTCAAGATAGTCAGTGCCATCCGTAATGAGATAGCATCCCGCCTTGACATTGATTCCTTCCAGGAGATCCTGGCTTCACACTGGAAACCTTATCTTGATAACCTTCACGTCTGCATGACCGATGCCACATGCTATGAGAGCCACATGCGTTTTCCTACGGACATGAAACTCCTTTGGGAAAGCATCGAATGGCTCTACAGTCATATATGCCGGCATTGCAGGGATCTGGGCATAAGGCGTCCGCGCAACAAATACAGGAATGTGGCGGAATCCTATCTGTCCTACTGCAAGAAAAGAAAGAGGAGAGCTTCAAGGACAAGAATGCTTAAGCGCCGTATGATCAAGCTTCTTGAAAAGCTCCTCAGTCAAAGGGATGGGCTCCATAGCGAGTACGGTGCTTTACTCCGATATACGCAGGATTACCATAAGCGTCTTTCCATCATCAGAAAGGTGCTTGTACAGGAAAAGGAAATGTTTGAAGGGCGAAAAGTCAGTGACCGCATCATCAGCATCGACCGTCATTATGTACGTCCCATCGTCAGAGGCAAGGAAACCAAGTCCGTCGAGTTCGGTGCAAAGGTCAATAATATACAGATAGACGGCATATCGTTCATCGAACACCTCTCGTTCAAGGCTTTCAATGAGGGGATACGCTTGAAGGACTGTATCCGTATGCAGCAGAAGCTGATGAATGTAAGGGTAAGATGTGTGGCTGCCGATTCCATATATGCCAATAATGCCAACAGAAAGTTCTGTACTAAATATGGGATATCCACATCCTTTGTGCGCAAGGGAAGGGCGGGCAAAGATGAGCCTTTGAGGAAGGTGCTTAGAAGCGAACTCTCAAAAGAAAGGGCCACACGGCTTGAAGGAAGCTTCGGCACTCAAAAGCAACATTACTCGCTCGCAAGGATAAAGGCAAGGAACAAGAAGACGGAAATCCTGTGGATTTTCTTCGGAATACATACAGCAAATGCCATACTGATGATTGACAAGATCAGGAACAGAACGGGGAAAGCTGCATGA
- a CDS encoding NAD(P)-dependent oxidoreductase, which translates to MKVLVATEKPFAKVAVDGIRKEIEAAGFELALLEKYTDKAQLLDAVKEANAIIIRSDVVDAEVLDAAKELKILVRAGAGYDNVDLAAATSHNVCVMNTPGQNSNAVAELALGMMIYAVRNFYNGTSGTELMGKKLGIHAYGNVGRNVARIAKGFGMEVYAYDAFCPKEVIEKDGVKALDSAEELYKTCQVVSLHIPATAETKNSINYALLKDMPKGAMLVNTARKEVINEAELIKLMEERADFKYITDIMPAANAEFAEKFVGRYFSTPKKMGAQTAEANINAGIAAARQIVGFLKDGCEKFRVNK; encoded by the coding sequence ATGAAAGTACTTGTAGCTACTGAAAAACCGTTTGCTAAAGTTGCAGTAGATGGTATCCGTAAAGAAATAGAAGCAGCCGGATTTGAGCTTGCTTTGCTTGAGAAGTATACTGATAAGGCTCAATTGCTGGATGCAGTAAAAGAGGCTAATGCTATCATTATCCGTAGCGATGTTGTGGATGCAGAGGTGCTGGATGCTGCTAAAGAATTGAAAATCTTAGTCCGTGCCGGTGCAGGATATGACAACGTGGATTTGGCTGCTGCCACTTCTCACAATGTATGTGTGATGAACACTCCGGGACAGAACTCTAACGCTGTTGCCGAACTTGCTTTGGGAATGATGATATATGCTGTCCGTAATTTCTATAACGGTACTTCCGGTACGGAATTGATGGGTAAGAAACTGGGTATCCATGCTTATGGAAACGTCGGTCGCAATGTAGCTCGTATTGCCAAAGGTTTCGGGATGGAAGTGTATGCTTATGATGCATTCTGTCCGAAAGAAGTGATCGAAAAAGATGGAGTGAAAGCTCTTGATTCGGCAGAAGAGTTGTACAAGACTTGCCAAGTGGTATCTCTTCATATTCCGGCAACTGCCGAAACTAAGAACTCTATCAATTATGCGCTACTGAAAGATATGCCGAAAGGAGCTATGTTGGTAAACACTGCCCGCAAGGAAGTAATCAACGAGGCAGAACTGATTAAGTTGATGGAAGAGCGTGCAGACTTCAAATATATTACAGATATTATGCCTGCTGCCAACGCTGAATTTGCTGAAAAGTTTGTCGGACGTTATTTCTCGACTCCAAAGAAAATGGGTGCTCAAACTGCCGAAGCAAATATCAATGCCGGTATTGCTGCCGCTCGACAAATCGTTGGCTTCTTGAAAGATGGCTGCGAGAAATTTAGAGTAAACAAATAA
- a CDS encoding YigZ family protein, translating to MTAEDTYKTIIGPSEGVYTEKRSKFIAIALPVHTLDEIKRYLETYQKKYYDARHVCYAYMLGAERKVFRANDNGEPSGTAGKPILGQINSNELTDILIIVVRYFGGIKLGTSGLIVAYKAAAAEAIAAATIIEKTVDEEVTVMFEYPFMNDVMRIVKEEEPEILNQSYDMDCSMTLRIRCSMMPKLRARLEKVETARILGDENIL from the coding sequence ATGACCGCTGAAGATACTTATAAAACCATCATTGGGCCTTCCGAAGGTGTTTATACGGAAAAACGAAGCAAGTTCATTGCTATAGCCCTTCCTGTGCATACTCTCGATGAAATAAAGAGGTATCTTGAAACGTATCAGAAAAAGTATTATGACGCACGGCATGTATGCTATGCCTATATGTTGGGAGCTGAACGGAAGGTTTTCCGTGCTAATGATAATGGAGAACCTTCCGGAACAGCGGGTAAACCGATTCTCGGACAGATAAACTCGAATGAACTGACGGATATCCTGATTATAGTAGTCCGATATTTTGGAGGAATCAAATTGGGAACGAGCGGATTGATCGTTGCTTATAAGGCTGCTGCTGCCGAAGCGATTGCTGCCGCTACCATTATAGAAAAGACGGTAGATGAGGAGGTGACGGTAATGTTCGAATATCCTTTTATGAATGATGTAATGCGTATTGTGAAAGAAGAGGAGCCGGAGATTCTTAATCAGTCGTATGACATGGATTGTAGCATGACATTACGTATTCGCTGTTCGATGATGCCTAAGTTACGTGCACGTTTGGAGAAGGTGGAAACAGCGCGCATTCTTGGTGATGAGAATATTTTATAG
- a CDS encoding HpaII family restriction endonuclease codes for MAFEATKREWCELYSFFRLLADGKVVTGTAEAKAGDTFWPVAMIQREEHDGTRQYYIEEDTIRMEGENGIKSMPREDFGIVADLIWQAVKSSPENEVISPEGVEEFLDEASIFDLEAKTEDRTDFSVAFWHPKAPLSGFNVRSRLGAMKPLLDGGRAANLKLEQSGIKFATPTVNKINALPESPNEVAERMMMIERLGGVLKYADVADRVFRSNLLMIDLHFPRVLTEMVRIMHLDGISRISELTEVIKQRNPLKIKDELINKHKFYEFKMKQFLMALALGMRPAKIYNGWDSAVEGILLVDGSGEVLCYHKPEKQVMEDFLFQNARLEKGSLEKDKYGFLEKENGVYYFKLNAKIGLVKR; via the coding sequence ATGGCATTCGAAGCAACCAAAAGAGAATGGTGTGAACTCTATTCTTTCTTTCGTCTTTTGGCGGACGGTAAAGTGGTGACAGGTACGGCAGAGGCAAAGGCGGGAGATACATTTTGGCCTGTTGCGATGATTCAACGGGAAGAACATGACGGAACACGTCAATATTATATTGAAGAAGATACGATTCGTATGGAAGGAGAGAATGGAATTAAGTCCATGCCTCGTGAAGATTTTGGTATTGTGGCTGATCTGATATGGCAGGCTGTGAAATCTTCTCCGGAAAACGAGGTTATCTCTCCGGAAGGGGTAGAGGAGTTTTTAGACGAGGCTTCCATTTTCGATCTGGAAGCAAAAACGGAAGATCGTACAGACTTCTCCGTTGCATTTTGGCATCCGAAAGCTCCGTTAAGCGGCTTCAATGTCCGCTCACGGTTGGGCGCAATGAAACCGTTGCTGGACGGAGGGCGTGCAGCGAATCTTAAATTGGAACAGAGTGGAATTAAATTTGCCACTCCAACGGTGAATAAAATCAATGCTTTGCCTGAATCTCCGAATGAAGTTGCCGAACGGATGATGATGATTGAACGTCTGGGAGGTGTACTTAAATACGCTGATGTAGCCGACCGGGTATTTCGTAGCAATCTTCTGATGATTGATCTGCACTTTCCGCGTGTACTGACAGAAATGGTTCGTATCATGCATCTGGATGGCATCTCCCGTATTAGTGAGTTGACGGAGGTTATCAAACAAAGGAATCCGTTGAAAATTAAGGATGAGCTGATCAATAAGCACAAGTTTTATGAATTCAAGATGAAGCAGTTCTTGATGGCATTAGCATTAGGAATGCGTCCTGCAAAGATTTATAACGGATGGGATTCAGCGGTGGAAGGTATCCTGCTAGTGGATGGAAGTGGAGAAGTGCTCTGTTATCATAAACCGGAAAAGCAGGTGATGGAGGATTTTTTGTTTCAAAATGCTCGTTTGGAAAAGGGATCTTTGGAGAAGGACAAATACGGATTTCTGGAGAAAGAGAATGGAGTTTATTATTTTAAACTGAACGCAAAGATCGGACTCGTCAAACGGTAA
- a CDS encoding MraY family glycosyltransferase — MCFWIVNCSLSFLLCVFCAGIVIPQILLIAFRKQLFDFPDERKIHHCAVPRLGGIAFKPVVFFTILLLLGINMALGHSEMLSEIGNDARPLAFAFCAIMVLYLVGMADDLIGIRYRAKFVIQILCGVMLITGGIYIDNLHGILGIHAVPLWLGYPLTILIVIFIINAINLIDGIDGLASGLCSVACLFYGLTFFMLHRYIYAMLAFATLGVLVLFFYYNVFGNAEHGRKIFMGDTGSLTIGMMLCFLSLKLIMCGPDEHTGNIDLMVLAFSPLLVPCCDVVRVYLHRVRNGKNPFLPDKNHIHHKLLAVGMKQRTAMISIIFVSTVFILFNILLSLYLDVNWIVLGDILVWTLANIRLTKRIGQLQSRWTTDK; from the coding sequence ATGTGTTTCTGGATTGTAAATTGTTCTCTGTCGTTTCTGCTTTGTGTCTTCTGTGCGGGTATCGTCATTCCCCAGATTCTGCTGATCGCCTTTCGCAAGCAGTTGTTTGACTTTCCCGACGAACGGAAGATCCATCATTGTGCAGTGCCCCGGTTGGGCGGCATCGCATTCAAGCCGGTCGTGTTTTTCACCATACTCCTGTTGCTGGGAATCAATATGGCGCTGGGGCATTCGGAGATGTTGTCCGAGATAGGAAACGATGCACGACCTTTGGCATTTGCGTTCTGTGCCATCATGGTATTGTACCTGGTCGGTATGGCCGATGACTTGATCGGTATCCGTTATCGTGCCAAGTTTGTCATCCAGATCCTGTGCGGTGTGATGCTTATCACCGGTGGAATATATATCGACAACCTGCACGGCATTCTGGGCATCCACGCGGTTCCGTTATGGCTGGGGTATCCCCTGACCATTCTAATCGTGATCTTCATCATCAATGCCATCAACCTGATCGACGGCATTGACGGGCTGGCTTCCGGACTGTGCAGTGTCGCCTGCCTGTTTTACGGGCTGACTTTTTTCATGCTTCACCGGTATATATATGCCATGCTGGCGTTCGCTACGTTGGGTGTGTTGGTACTGTTCTTCTATTACAATGTTTTCGGGAACGCCGAGCACGGGAGGAAGATCTTCATGGGTGACACGGGCAGTCTGACCATCGGCATGATGCTCTGTTTCCTCAGTCTCAAGCTGATTATGTGCGGACCGGACGAACATACGGGAAATATAGACTTGATGGTGCTGGCTTTCTCTCCGCTGCTGGTTCCGTGTTGCGATGTGGTCCGAGTTTACCTGCACCGGGTACGTAACGGGAAGAATCCGTTCCTGCCGGATAAGAACCATATCCATCATAAGCTGCTTGCTGTCGGAATGAAACAGCGGACTGCCATGATTTCCATCATCTTCGTATCGACTGTATTCATACTGTTTAATATTCTTCTGTCCCTTTATCTCGATGTGAACTGGATCGTACTGGGCGATATTCTGGTATGGACTCTTGCCAATATCCGGCTGACGAAGCGTATCGGACAGCTTCAGTCGAGGTGGACAACCGACAAATAA
- a CDS encoding DEAD/DEAH box helicase, with amino-acid sequence MEYHRISFPQIQSALLNLKIDELNPMQEAALEQVTGKKDVILLSPTGSGKTLAYLLPLLLILKPDDDSVQALILVPSRELALQIDSVFKAMGTSWKTCCCYGGHPIAEEKKSMAGNRPAILIGTPGRITDHLSKGNFTPETIGTLIIDEFDKSLEFGFHDEMTEIIAQLSGLKKRVLLSATDAEEIPDFTGLNRTVKLNFLSDASEEQKSRLKLMRVLSPSKDKIDVLYNLLCTLGSSSSIVFCNHRDAVDRVHQLLADKKLFAERFHGGMEQPDRERALYKFRNGSCHVLISTDLAARGLDIPEVEHIIHYHLPVNEEAFIHRNGRTARWDATGTSYLILYVGEKVPPYIPENMETVVLPENPSRPPKSVWATIYIGKGKKEKLSRVDIAGFLYKKGNLTRDDVGAIDVKEHYAFVAVRRAKVKQLLHLIQGEKIKGMKTIMEEAK; translated from the coding sequence ATGGAATATCATCGTATATCTTTCCCCCAAATACAGTCGGCCCTCCTCAATTTGAAGATTGATGAGTTGAATCCGATGCAGGAAGCAGCCCTTGAACAAGTTACCGGAAAAAAAGATGTTATCCTGTTGTCACCAACAGGATCTGGCAAGACATTGGCTTATCTGTTGCCTTTGCTCCTTATCCTAAAACCGGATGATGACAGCGTGCAGGCGTTGATTCTGGTTCCTTCACGTGAGCTGGCTTTGCAAATAGATTCTGTGTTCAAAGCAATGGGAACTTCCTGGAAAACCTGTTGTTGCTATGGCGGACATCCTATCGCTGAAGAAAAAAAGAGCATGGCAGGTAATCGTCCTGCTATCCTCATCGGTACTCCGGGACGTATCACTGATCATCTGTCGAAAGGAAATTTCACTCCCGAAACCATTGGTACTTTGATTATCGATGAATTTGATAAATCTTTAGAGTTTGGTTTTCATGATGAAATGACAGAGATTATCGCACAGCTTTCGGGATTAAAAAAACGTGTATTACTTTCAGCTACCGATGCTGAAGAGATTCCTGATTTTACGGGATTGAACCGCACGGTCAAGTTGAACTTCCTTTCGGATGCTTCTGAAGAACAGAAATCGCGTTTGAAACTGATGAGAGTGCTTTCACCTTCCAAAGATAAAATTGATGTTTTATACAACTTGCTTTGTACATTGGGAAGTAGTTCGAGTATCGTCTTTTGCAATCATCGGGACGCAGTAGACCGTGTACATCAGTTATTGGCAGATAAAAAACTCTTTGCAGAGCGTTTTCATGGCGGTATGGAACAGCCTGACCGTGAACGTGCGCTCTATAAATTCCGTAACGGTAGTTGCCATGTGTTGATCTCTACTGATTTAGCTGCCCGTGGATTGGATATTCCGGAGGTGGAACATATTATCCATTATCACTTACCGGTGAATGAAGAAGCCTTTATCCACCGTAACGGACGAACAGCACGTTGGGATGCTACCGGAACGTCCTATTTAATTCTGTATGTCGGAGAGAAAGTTCCTCCTTATATTCCGGAAAATATGGAAACAGTGGTGTTGCCTGAAAATCCTTCCCGTCCTCCGAAATCGGTTTGGGCTACCATATATATAGGTAAGGGAAAGAAAGAGAAACTTAGCCGGGTTGATATTGCCGGATTCTTATATAAAAAAGGAAACCTGACCCGCGATGATGTCGGAGCAATTGACGTCAAAGAACATTATGCCTTCGTTGCGGTTCGCCGGGCGAAGGTGAAGCAACTCTTACATCTGATTCAAGGGGAGAAAATCAAAGGTATGAAGACCATTATGGAGGAAGCGAAGTAG
- a CDS encoding DUF1015 domain-containing protein: MAIIKPFKGIRPPQDLVEQVASRPYDVLNSEEARAEAEGNEKSLYHIIKPEIDFPVGTDEHDERVYAKAAENFQLFQDKGWLVQDNKENYYIYAQTMNGKTQYGLVVGAYVPDYMNGVIKKHELTRRDKEEDRMKHVRVNNANIEPVFFAYPDNEKLDAIIKKYTANKPVYDFIAPDDGFGHTFWIIDQDEDMDIITAEFAKMPALYIADGHHRSAAAALVGAEKAKLNPNHRGDEEYNYFMAVCFPANQLTIIDYNRVVKDLNGLTPEQFLAALTKNFIVEEKGTDIYKPSGLHNFSLYLEGKWYSLIAKAGTYNDNDPIGVLDVTISSNLILDEVLGIKDLRSDKRIDFVGGIRGLGELKKRVDSGEMKVALALYPVSMKQLMDIADTGNIMPPKTTWFEPKLRSGLIIHKLD; this comes from the coding sequence ATGGCAATAATCAAACCTTTCAAGGGCATCCGTCCTCCACAAGACCTTGTTGAACAGGTCGCTTCACGTCCTTATGATGTATTGAATTCAGAAGAAGCCCGCGCAGAAGCGGAAGGTAACGAAAAGTCGCTTTATCATATTATTAAACCGGAAATCGATTTCCCCGTTGGTACGGATGAACACGACGAACGGGTGTATGCTAAAGCTGCAGAGAATTTCCAATTGTTTCAGGACAAAGGCTGGCTGGTGCAGGATAATAAGGAAAACTATTATATCTATGCCCAGACGATGAACGGGAAAACACAATACGGGTTGGTAGTCGGTGCTTATGTCCCGGATTATATGAACGGGGTTATCAAGAAGCATGAGCTTACTCGTCGTGACAAGGAAGAAGATCGTATGAAACATGTCCGCGTAAATAACGCTAACATTGAGCCTGTATTCTTTGCTTATCCGGATAATGAGAAACTGGATGCTATTATAAAGAAATATACGGCAAACAAACCGGTTTATGATTTTATTGCTCCGGATGATGGCTTTGGACATACTTTCTGGATCATCGATCAGGATGAAGATATGGATATCATTACAGCCGAATTTGCTAAAATGCCTGCCCTTTATATTGCTGACGGACATCACCGTTCTGCCGCTGCCGCACTGGTGGGAGCGGAGAAGGCAAAGCTGAATCCAAATCACCGAGGTGATGAAGAATATAATTACTTTATGGCTGTTTGCTTCCCGGCAAACCAGCTGACCATCATTGATTACAATCGTGTAGTGAAAGATCTCAATGGGTTGACTCCCGAACAATTCTTGGCTGCACTTACTAAAAACTTTATAGTGGAAGAGAAAGGTACGGATATCTATAAACCGTCCGGCTTACATAATTTCTCACTTTATCTGGAGGGGAAATGGTACAGTCTGATAGCTAAAGCCGGTACATACAATGATAACGACCCTATTGGTGTACTTGATGTTACAATCTCTTCCAACTTGATTTTGGATGAAGTGTTAGGCATAAAGGATCTGCGTTCGGACAAACGTATTGATTTTGTAGGTGGTATCCGTGGATTGGGAGAACTCAAGAAACGCGTGGATAGCGGTGAAATGAAAGTGGCCCTGGCTCTCTATCCCGTATCGATGAAACAGTTGATGGATATTGCTGATACAGGCAATATTATGCCGCCGAAAACTACCTGGTTTGAACCGAAACTGCGTTCGGGACTGATCATCCATAAGTTGGACTAG
- the nqrF gene encoding NADH:ubiquinone reductase (Na(+)-transporting) subunit F, translated as MDMNLILASIGVFLVVILLLVVILLVAKKFLVPSGNVKLTINGEKELEVASGSTLLNTLSVNGVFLSSACGGKGSCGQCKCQVLEGGGEILPSEVSHFSRKQQKDHWRLGCQVKVKSDMAVKVPESVLGVKEWECEVISNKNVATFIKEFIVALPKGEHMDFIPGSYAQIKIPKYSMDYNKDIDKSLIGDEYLPAWEKFGLFGLKCKNEEETIRAYSMANYPAEGDRIMLTVRIATPPFKPKDQGPGFMDVMPGIASSYIFTLKPGDKVIMSGPYGDFHPIFNSDKEMMWIGGGAGMAPLRAQIMHMIKTLRVTDRKMSYFYGARALNEVFYLEDFLQIEKEFPNFTFHLALDRPDPAADAAGVKYTPGFVHNVIYETYLKNHEAPEDIEYYMCGPGPMSKAVEKMLDDLGVPAQNLMYDNFGG; from the coding sequence ATGGATATGAATTTAATATTAGCGAGCATTGGGGTATTCCTTGTGGTTATTCTCTTGCTTGTTGTTATCTTGTTGGTTGCCAAAAAATTCTTGGTGCCATCAGGAAACGTGAAACTGACAATCAACGGTGAAAAGGAATTGGAAGTGGCTTCCGGTTCCACGTTGCTTAATACGCTGTCTGTAAACGGAGTATTCCTGTCATCTGCCTGTGGTGGTAAGGGGTCTTGCGGACAGTGCAAATGTCAGGTGCTCGAAGGGGGCGGTGAGATTCTGCCTTCTGAAGTCTCTCATTTCAGCCGCAAACAGCAGAAAGACCATTGGCGTCTGGGCTGTCAGGTGAAAGTGAAGAGCGATATGGCTGTCAAAGTGCCCGAAAGTGTACTGGGTGTGAAAGAATGGGAGTGCGAAGTGATTTCCAACAAGAACGTGGCTACATTTATTAAGGAGTTTATCGTGGCTTTGCCTAAAGGCGAACACATGGACTTCATTCCGGGGTCTTACGCACAAATCAAGATTCCTAAATATTCAATGGATTATAATAAGGACATCGATAAGAGCCTGATTGGTGACGAATACTTGCCTGCATGGGAGAAATTCGGCTTGTTCGGGTTGAAATGTAAAAATGAAGAGGAAACGATCCGTGCTTATTCTATGGCCAACTACCCTGCTGAAGGTGACCGTATCATGTTGACAGTGCGTATCGCTACTCCGCCGTTCAAACCGAAAGACCAAGGTCCTGGATTTATGGATGTGATGCCGGGTATCGCTTCTTCTTATATCTTTACCCTGAAACCGGGTGATAAGGTAATCATGAGTGGTCCTTACGGAGACTTCCACCCAATCTTCAACTCCGATAAAGAAATGATGTGGATTGGTGGTGGTGCCGGTATGGCTCCGTTGCGTGCTCAGATCATGCATATGATCAAGACATTGCGCGTTACTGATCGTAAGATGTCTTACTTCTATGGTGCTCGTGCACTGAATGAAGTGTTCTATCTGGAAGATTTCCTGCAGATCGAAAAGGAGTTCCCGAATTTTACTTTCCATCTGGCACTCGACCGTCCGGATCCTGCTGCTGATGCTGCAGGCGTGAAGTATACTCCGGGATTCGTTCACAATGTAATTTACGAAACTTATCTGAAGAATCACGAAGCTCCTGAAGATATCGAATATTATATGTGTGGTCCTGGCCCGATGTCGAAAGCTGTTGAGAAGATGCTCGACGATCTTGGCGTTCCGGCACAGAACCTGATGTACGATAACTTCGGAGGATAA
- a CDS encoding UpxY family transcription antiterminator has product MAVSEGKKRICWFVMRDLKRANAKLPAYKQLAAEHFEVFTPMKERLSVRGGKRVREKVPFIQDLLFVHDTQGAIDLVVEKIPTIQFRFQKGSSYKKPMTVADADMERFMHAVSVSENPKYYLPSELTPAMCGRNIRIVGGPLDGYEGKLLTVRGSKTKRLLVELPEFFSVGVEVSPEYIKLL; this is encoded by the coding sequence ATGGCTGTTTCAGAAGGAAAAAAACGAATATGCTGGTTCGTGATGCGCGACCTTAAACGGGCCAATGCCAAATTGCCCGCATATAAGCAACTGGCGGCCGAGCATTTCGAGGTGTTCACTCCCATGAAAGAGCGGTTGAGTGTTCGTGGCGGCAAACGTGTCCGAGAAAAAGTTCCCTTTATTCAGGATCTGCTTTTTGTCCACGATACACAGGGGGCAATCGATCTTGTCGTGGAGAAGATCCCCACCATTCAGTTCCGTTTTCAGAAAGGGAGCAGTTACAAAAAACCGATGACTGTCGCTGATGCGGATATGGAGCGTTTCATGCATGCCGTAAGTGTGTCGGAGAATCCGAAATATTATCTCCCGAGCGAATTGACACCCGCCATGTGCGGAAGGAACATCCGTATTGTGGGCGGTCCTTTGGACGGTTATGAAGGGAAATTGCTGACTGTGCGCGGGTCGAAAACGAAACGTCTGTTGGTGGAACTGCCTGAGTTCTTTTCCGTAGGGGTGGAAGTCAGTCCCGAATATATCAAGCTATTATAA
- the serC gene encoding 3-phosphoserine/phosphohydroxythreonine transaminase produces the protein MKKHNFNAGPSILPREVIEDTAKAILDFNESGLSLMEISHRAKDFQPVVDEAVALFKELLNIPEGYSVLFLGGGASMEFCMVPYNFLEKKAAYLNTGVWAKKAMKEAKGFGEVVEVASSAEATYTYIPKDYTIPTDADYFHITTNNTIYGTELKEDLDSPIPMIADMSSDIFSRPIDVSKYICIYGGAQKNLAPAGVTFVIVKNDALGKVSRYIPTMLNYQTHVDGGSMFNTPPVVPIYAALQTLRWIKAQGGVKEMERRAIEKADMLYGEIDRNKMFVGTAAKEDRSRMNICFVMAPEYKEFEADFLKFATERGMVGIKGHRSVGGFRASCYNALPKESVQALIDCMQEFEKLH, from the coding sequence ATGAAAAAGCATAATTTCAATGCAGGACCTTCTATTCTTCCACGTGAGGTGATAGAGGATACAGCGAAGGCTATTTTAGATTTCAACGAATCTGGTCTCTCTTTGATGGAAATCAGCCACCGTGCCAAAGACTTCCAGCCCGTGGTTGACGAAGCAGTGGCATTATTCAAGGAATTACTCAATATCCCCGAAGGCTATTCGGTTCTGTTCCTGGGTGGAGGTGCTAGTATGGAGTTCTGTATGGTTCCTTATAACTTCCTTGAAAAGAAAGCCGCTTACCTGAACACTGGTGTATGGGCAAAGAAAGCAATGAAAGAAGCTAAAGGGTTTGGTGAAGTTGTAGAAGTTGCTTCCTCTGCTGAAGCTACATATACTTATATCCCCAAAGATTACACAATCCCGACAGACGCAGATTATTTCCACATCACGACTAACAACACAATTTACGGTACTGAATTGAAGGAAGACCTCGATTCTCCGATTCCGATGATTGCCGATATGTCTTCTGATATTTTCTCACGTCCGATCGACGTTTCTAAATATATCTGTATTTATGGCGGTGCACAAAAGAATCTGGCTCCTGCAGGTGTTACATTCGTTATCGTTAAGAACGATGCATTGGGCAAGGTTTCCCGTTACATTCCGACAATGTTGAATTATCAGACTCATGTTGACGGTGGGTCTATGTTTAACACTCCTCCTGTTGTGCCTATTTACGCAGCGTTGCAGACTCTTCGTTGGATTAAAGCGCAGGGAGGGGTGAAAGAAATGGAACGTCGCGCCATCGAAAAGGCTGATATGCTGTATGGGGAAATCGACCGTAACAAAATGTTCGTAGGTACTGCTGCCAAAGAAGACCGTTCACGTATGAATATCTGTTTCGTAATGGCTCCTGAATATAAGGAATTTGAAGCGGACTTCTTAAAGTTTGCTACTGAAAGAGGCATGGTGGGCATTAAGGGACACCGTTCTGTGGGTGGCTTCCGTGCATCTTGCTACAATGCTCTGCCGAAAGAAAGCGTACAAGCTTTGATTGACTGCATGCAGGAATTTGAAAAACTTCATTAA